A window of Apium graveolens cultivar Ventura chromosome 8, ASM990537v1, whole genome shotgun sequence contains these coding sequences:
- the LOC141677460 gene encoding long chain acyl-CoA synthetase 4-like, with protein MPIKRYIEEVEPAKPSANGKPAMGPVYRSTLGVEPPIPGMDSCWDIFRMSVEKYPHNQMLGHREVVDGKHGDYVWLTYKQVYDLVIKLGNAIRSCGVEQGGRCGIYGANSEGWVISMEACNAHGLRCVPLYDTLGADAVEFVICHAEVSIVFAEEKKIPEVFKTFPKTTEYIKTIVSFGKVTPEQKEESKKLGVTAYSWDEFLLLGDDKHFELPVKEKTDICTIMYTSGTTGDPKGVLISNNCIVTIIAAVNRFLQGVNEPLTEKDVYLSYLPLAHIFDRIIEECFISHGAQIGFWRGDVKLLVEDIGVLKPTVLCAVPRVLDRIYSGLTQKISAGGFLKNVLFNVAYSYKLRGMNKGKKHDEAAPLCDKVVFSKVKQGLGGRVRLILSGAAPLASHVEGYLKVVTCCHVLQGYGLTETCAGSFVSIPNEQTMLGTVGPPVPNVIARLESVPEMGYDALSATPRGEICIQGDTLFSGYYKREDLTKEVLVDGWFHTGDIGEWQPNGAMKIIDRKKNIFKLAQGEYVAVENLENIYGLVADIDSIWVYGNSFESFLVAVVNPNMQAIEHWCKENGVSGDFHSQCQNEKVKEYILGELSKIGKEKKLKGFEFIRAVHIDPLPFDMDRDLITPTYKKKRPQMLKYYQSIIDNMYKKK; from the exons ATGCCGATTAAGAGATatattgaagaagttgaaccgGCTAAGCCGTCTGCCAATGGTAAACCGGCTATGGGACCGGTTTATCGGAGCACCCTTGGTGTTGAGCCGCCTATTCCTGGCATGGATAGCTGCTGGGACATTTTTCG TATGTCTGTAGAAAAGTATCCACATAATCAGATGCTTGGTCACCGTGAGGTGGTGGATGGGAAG CATGGAGATTATGTGTGGTTGACGTACAAACAAGTATACGACTTGGTGATCAAACTTGGGAATGCTATTCGAAGCTGTGGTGTTGAACAA GGAGGAAGATGTGGTATATATGGTGCCAATTCTGAAGGATGGGTTATAAGCATGGAG GCTTGTAATGCTCATGGGTTACGTTGTGTTCCTTTATACGACACCTTAG GTGCTGATGCTGTTGAATTTGTCATTTGTCACGCTGAGGTTTCAATTGTGTTCGCAGAAGAAAAAAAGATTCCAGAG GTGTTTAAAACATTTCCCAAGACAACAGAGTACATAAAAA CAATCGTAAGCTTTGGAAAGGTTACTCCTGAACAAAAGGAAGAATCTAAGAAGCTAGGCGTGACAGCATATTCTTGGGATGAATTCTTACTGTTG GGAGATGACAAACACTTTGAGCTTCCAGTAAAAGAGAAAACTGACATATGTACAATAATGTATACCAGTGGAACTACAGGTGACCCCAAGGGTGTCTTAATTTCCAACAACTGCATTGTTACTATTATAGCTGCAGTAAATCGCTTCCTACAGGGTGTGAATGAACCG TTGACAGAGAAGGACGTTTATCTCTCATATCTTCCTCTGGCACATATATTTGACCGGATAATAGAAGAGTGCTTTATCAGTCATGGGGCTCAAATAGGATTCTGGCGTGGG GATGTCAAATTGTTAGTTGAAGACATTGGAGTTTTAAAGCCAACTGTCTTGTGTGCTGTTCCTCGAGTTTTAGATAGAATCTATTCAG GTCTGACGCAGAAGATATCTGCAGGCGGTTTCCTGAAGAATGTGCTGTTTAATGTTGCGTACTCATA CAAATTACGTGGCATGAACAAGGGGAAGAAACATGATGAGGCAGCTCCGCTTTGTGATAAAGTTGTATTTAGTAAG GTTAAGCAAGGTTTGGGAGGTAGGGTGAGGCTTATTTTATCTGGGGCAGCACCCCTTGCAAGCCATGTAGAAGGTTATCTTAAAGTGGTGACCTGCTGTCATGTCCTTCAAGGATATG GCCTCACAGAAACTTGTGCGGGATCATTTGTCTCAATACCAAATGAGCAGACTATGCTGGGTACAGTGGGCCCTCCCGTACCTAATGTCATTGCACGTCTAGAATCTGTCCCTGAAATGGGTTATGACGCCCTTTCAGCTACTCCACGCGGAGAGATATGCATACAAGGGGACACCTTGTTTTCAGGATATTACAAACGTGAAGACCTCACGAAAGAGGTTTTGGTTGATGGGTGGTTTCATACAG GGGATATTGGTGAGTGGCAACCCAATGGAGCTATGAAAATAATCGACCGCAAGAAAAACATTTTTAAGCTTGCACAAGGAGAGTATGTAGCAGTAGAAAATTTGGAAAATATATATGGTCTTGTTGCTGACATTGACTCG ATATGGGTATACGGAAATAGCTTTGAGTCTTTCCTTGTTGCTGTGGTGAACCCAAATATGCAAGCTATTGAGCACTGGTGTAAAGAAAATGGTGTGTCCGGGGATTTTCATTCCCAATGTCAAAATGAGAAAGTGAAAGAATACATACTTGGAGAGCTTTCAAAAATCGGGAAAGAAAAAAAG CTGAAAGGATTTGAATTCATTAGGGCTGTCCACATTGACCCTCTCCCATTTGACATGGATCGCGACCTTATTACTCCTACTTATAAGAAGAAAAGGCCGCAGATGCTTAAATACTATCAG AGTATCATTGACAACATGTACAAGAAGAAGTAA
- the LOC141677029 gene encoding endoglucanase 6-like, which produces MERLVRLCLMGPLFLLAGLVPLVMGGHNYGDALSKSILFFEAQRSGYLPSTQRIKWRGHSGLNDGKSVGVNLVGGYYDAGDNVKFGLPMAFTVTMMSWSVLEYGKQLASSGELGHAMDAIKWGTDYLIKAHPEPHVFYGEVGDGNTDHYCWQRPEDMTTSRQAYRIDPSRPGSDLAGETAAAMAAASMVFRRYNPSYANTLLSHAYQLFDFADKYRGKYDSSITVAQKYYRSVSGYADELLWGAAWLYKATNNQYYLNYLGKNGDALGGTGWAMTEFGWDVKYAGVQTLVAKVLMSGKAGQHASVFGKYQEKAEFFMCSCLGKGSRNVQKTPGGLIFRQRWNNLQFVTSASFLMTVYSDYLTSARKTLKCASGNVQPSQMLSFAQSQVDYILGDNPRATSYMVGYGNNYPKQVHHRGSSIVSIKVNPSFVTCRGGYATWFSRKGSDPNLLVGAIVGGPDAYDNFADERDNYEQTEPATYNNAPLLGLLARLHAGHSGYNQLLPVNLPSPRPIAVRPKPAPRHYKPKTAPKYKPTPAPVSSSKQIAIVQKMTTSWVSGGKTYYRYSTVVTNKSGKTLRNLRISVSKLYGPLWGLAKYGNFYVLPAWIKSLAPGKSIEFVYIHSASPASVSVSSYTLA; this is translated from the exons ATGGAGAGGCTTGTGAGATTATGCTTAATGGGCCCTTTGTTTTTACTAGCTGGGCTTGTTCCTTTAGTCATGGGAGGCCATAACTATGGAGATGCCTTAAGTAAAAGCATTCTCTTCTTTGAAGCTCAAAGATCTGGTTATCTCCCCAGTACTCAAAGAATCAAATGGAGGGGGCATTCTGGCCTTAATGATGGCAAAAGTGTTGGT GTGAATTTGGTGGGAGGGTATTATGATGCAGGGGACAATGTGAAATTTGGATTACCCATGGCATTTACAGTGACAATGATGTCTTGGAGTGTTTTAGAGTATGGTAAACAATTGGCTTCTAGTGGTGAACTTGGACATGCCATGGATGCTATTAAGTGGGGAACTGACTATCTTATCAAAGCTCATCCTGAACCTCATGTCTTCTATGGGGAG GTCGGAGATGGTAACACTGATCACTACTGCTGGCAAAGACCGGAGGACATGACAACATCTCGGCAAGCATACAGGATTGACCCGAGTAGACCCGGGTCGGATCTCGCCGGAGAGACTGCAGCCGCTATGGCAGCTGCCTCCATGGTGTTCCGCCGTTACAATCCTTCATATGCCAACACATTGCTATCACATGCTTATCAG ctGTTTGATTTTGCAGACAAATACAGGGGTAAATATGACAGCAGCATTACTGTTGCTCAGAAATACTATCGTTCTGTCAGTGGTTATGCT GATGAATTATTGTGGGGAGCAGCCTGGTTGTACAAGGCAACAAACAATCAGTATTACTTGAACTATCTTGGGAAAAATGGTGATGCTCTTGGTGGGACTGGCTGGGCCATGACTGAATTTGGTTGGGATGTTAAATATGCTGGTGTCCAAACTCTTGTTGCTAAG GTCCTAATGAGCGGAAAAGCTGGACAGCATGCATCAGTTTTTGGAAAATACCAAGAGAAGGCAGAGTTTTTCATGTGTTCGTGCCTTGGAAAGGGCAGCCGCAATGTGCAGAAGACTCCAGGAGGCCTAATTTTCCGACAGAGATGGAACAACTTGCAGTTTGTTACAAGTGCTTCCTTCCTCATGACTGTCTACTCTGATTATTTGACCTCTGCTAGGAAAACTCTCAAGTGTGCTTCTGGAAATGTCCAACCATCTCAAATGCTATCATTTGCCCAATCTCAG GTGGACTATATTCTTGGAGACAATCCAAGAGCCACAAGTTACATGGTTGGTTATGGAAACAATTACCCGAAGCAAGTTCATCATCGTGGGTCCTCAATTGTTTCAATTAAGGTTAACCCTTCATTTGTTACTTGTCGAGGAGGCTATGCAACATGGTTTAGTAGGAAGGGAAGTGATCCAAATCTCCTTGTTGGTGCCATTGTTGGAGGACCTGATGCCTATGATAATTTTGCTGATGAAAGAGATAATTATGAGCAGACAGAGCCTGCTACATACAACAATGCTCCTCTACTTGGACTATTGGCTAGGCTACATGCTGGACACAGTGGATACAATCAGTTGCTTCCAG TAAATCTTCCATCTCCTAGACCTATTGCCGTTAGACCTAAGCCAGCTCCAAGACATTATAAACCTAAGACAGCTCCGAAGTACAAACCAACTCCTGCTCCAG TGTCATCTTCCAAACAAATTGCTATTGTGCAAAAGATGACCACTTCATGGGTTTCTGGAGGAAAAACGTACTACAGATACTCCACAGTAGTGACTAACAAATCTGGTAAAACACTGAGAAATCTCAGGATTTCTGTATCAAAGCTCTATGGTCCTCTATGGGGTCTTGCAAAGTATGGAAATTTTTATGTGCTTCCGGCATGGATCAAGTCTTTGGCTCCTGGAAAAAGCATTGAGTTTGTGTATATTCACTCTGCTTCACCAGCATCTGTCTCTGTTTCAAGCTACACTTTGGCCTAA